The following coding sequences are from one Cytophagia bacterium CHB2 window:
- a CDS encoding zf-HC2 domain-containing protein, which yields MKPQPLSNEEKNRFHLLLMAAIDGELSPEDEREFKKYLADSPDCQREWEEYQKLKEATMQLKFTQPSEEVWDRYWLNVYNRIERGFGWILTSIGAMIVLFYGAYKAIESLLADAQLEWFMKVGILALLGGLVILLVSVLREKLMTRKTDKYKEIQR from the coding sequence ATGAAGCCGCAACCGCTTTCCAACGAGGAAAAAAATCGTTTCCACCTGTTGCTCATGGCCGCCATTGACGGCGAATTGTCGCCGGAAGACGAGCGCGAATTCAAGAAATATTTGGCAGATTCTCCGGACTGCCAGCGGGAATGGGAAGAATACCAAAAACTCAAGGAGGCAACCATGCAATTGAAGTTCACGCAACCGTCGGAGGAGGTATGGGATCGTTACTGGCTCAACGTTTACAACCGCATCGAGCGCGGCTTCGGTTGGATTCTCACCTCGATTGGCGCAATGATCGTATTGTTCTACGGAGCATACAAAGCGATTGAATCCCTCTTAGCCGATGCGCAGCTCGAGTGGTTTATGAAAGTCGGCATCCTGGCGTTGCTGGGCGGCTTGGTGATTCTTTTGGTGTCCGTGCTTCGTGAAAAACTGATGACTCGAAAAACCGACAAATACAAGGAGATTCAGCGATGA
- a CDS encoding capsule assembly Wzi family protein, giving the protein MPILRNAAPALLSLFLMVTASSLHAQSAAVPLHHSVYLFLEKLVVYLPQRALDLHVIPVDREQARVILQEARDANLPLSRADEALLKQYLAEFTDPAYGEPKFSKAERTFWRYEERGAQLFVDLYGIQRFEFQRGDSSSDDLEISRTRAGARLRAHLPPRLLLAVDVSNIMERGAPDSAEVFVPGSGGTVVLSGESVFKETAIAYARVHLPWFELEAGRNQFSWNLSPLTQLVLHRENQPFDLVRLDSRWKKFRFVFVHANLRAEPQKFLAAHRLEVMPFSNFLFGVGEAVVYGDRGAEFQYLNPLMLYHAAEHLLGDKDNNVLTLDFTYFPRHGLKLYSEIFIDDLSLEFPLGTYWGNKLAYLAGAFWAQPFGWREADLRVEYGRIDPFVYTHDFSENVYEQDGEGLGSRFGPNADRLALDLGWQPHRDLRLSGQFRFQRKGRGALFTPHKPEDGNAKGFLKGTLIKTLDLNFTLENQIWRDVYLGLEFEWERRQNAGFVAGATAHRRQAVFSLRADW; this is encoded by the coding sequence ATGCCAATCCTACGAAACGCAGCGCCGGCATTGCTAAGCCTGTTCCTGATGGTCACGGCTTCATCCCTTCACGCGCAATCCGCTGCCGTGCCGTTGCATCATTCCGTATATCTTTTTTTGGAAAAACTCGTTGTCTATCTGCCGCAGCGCGCATTGGATCTGCACGTGATTCCGGTGGATCGCGAGCAAGCGCGCGTGATTTTGCAGGAAGCGCGCGACGCCAATCTGCCACTCTCCAGAGCTGATGAAGCATTACTAAAGCAATATCTCGCGGAGTTCACCGACCCGGCTTATGGCGAGCCAAAGTTTTCCAAAGCCGAACGCACTTTCTGGCGCTATGAAGAACGCGGGGCGCAGCTTTTTGTGGATTTGTACGGCATCCAACGCTTCGAATTTCAGCGGGGCGACAGCAGCAGCGATGATTTGGAAATCTCCCGCACCCGCGCCGGCGCACGATTGCGAGCGCATTTGCCGCCGCGCCTGTTACTGGCAGTCGATGTCAGCAATATCATGGAGCGCGGCGCGCCGGATTCAGCGGAAGTGTTCGTGCCCGGAAGCGGCGGGACGGTGGTGCTTTCCGGTGAATCCGTTTTCAAAGAAACCGCGATTGCCTATGCCCGCGTCCATTTGCCGTGGTTCGAGCTGGAAGCCGGACGCAATCAATTTTCGTGGAACCTCAGCCCGCTCACGCAACTGGTGTTGCATCGCGAGAATCAGCCCTTCGACCTCGTGCGCCTCGACTCCCGCTGGAAGAAATTCCGTTTCGTCTTTGTGCATGCCAATCTGCGTGCAGAACCGCAAAAATTTCTCGCGGCGCATCGTCTCGAAGTCATGCCGTTCTCGAATTTTCTCTTCGGTGTGGGCGAGGCGGTGGTTTACGGCGATCGCGGCGCGGAATTCCAGTATCTCAATCCGCTGATGCTGTATCATGCCGCCGAGCATTTGCTGGGCGACAAAGACAACAACGTGCTCACACTTGATTTCACCTATTTCCCGCGGCACGGCCTCAAGCTTTATAGTGAGATTTTCATCGACGATTTGAGCCTCGAATTCCCGCTCGGCACGTATTGGGGCAACAAGCTGGCGTATCTCGCCGGCGCGTTTTGGGCGCAACCGTTCGGCTGGCGTGAGGCAGATCTGCGTGTCGAATATGGCCGCATCGATCCGTTCGTTTACACGCATGATTTTTCAGAAAATGTTTATGAGCAGGACGGCGAGGGCCTGGGCAGCCGTTTCGGGCCAAACGCGGATCGCCTCGCGCTCGATCTCGGCTGGCAGCCGCATCGCGATCTTCGCCTGAGCGGCCAGTTCCGTTTTCAACGCAAGGGCCGCGGCGCTTTGTTCACGCCTCACAAACCGGAAGACGGCAACGCCAAGGGCTTTCTCAAAGGCACGCTGATCAAAACTCTCGATTTGAATTTCACTCTCGAAAATCAAATTTGGCGGGATGTTTATCTGGGATTGGAATTCGAATGGGAACGCCGGCAAAATGCGGGATTCGTTGCCGGCGCGACGGCGCATCGCCGGCAGGCAGTGTTTTCGCTGCGGGCGGATTGGTAG
- a CDS encoding DUF4384 domain-containing protein, whose product MRRLYSTLMLTLTVLLGWQTAQAGHVHDTRVEVWTAQRYDDFYDEAVVEVFLRLHERGYVTVYQITPYGNLEILYPRPHHDQRELRPNRIYRLHDLADDIYLYDEEEGEVQIGVIFTPEPIVVSPWLERSFVEAGLVFGRNKIIYAHVDFPRIFARVEADIRIHLGPRCRPAFVRTPVYVRPRFVYRGGHRDHGYHKPRPDYKKRDHGKRGYEPPYSRKQDEPAEPKRRGYEKSQAEVRPVTFPARPPAREQDPVTKAPTQRSRRERLADKPASNHVEERASNRVDKSRSNRARERNSNRGDERSSNRVGERVSNRETKEASKQMEYRDEEKRTSSSRRTRSARSED is encoded by the coding sequence ATGAGAAGACTCTATTCGACTCTTATGCTCACGTTGACCGTGTTGCTCGGCTGGCAAACTGCGCAGGCGGGTCACGTACATGACACGCGCGTTGAAGTGTGGACGGCGCAACGTTATGATGATTTCTACGACGAGGCCGTTGTGGAAGTTTTTTTGCGGCTGCATGAGCGCGGTTACGTCACTGTTTATCAGATCACACCCTACGGCAATTTAGAGATTCTCTATCCCCGTCCGCATCATGATCAGCGCGAGCTTCGTCCCAATCGCATCTATCGCCTCCATGATCTCGCAGATGACATTTATTTGTATGATGAAGAAGAAGGTGAGGTGCAGATCGGTGTGATCTTTACGCCGGAGCCGATTGTAGTCTCGCCGTGGCTGGAAAGAAGTTTTGTCGAGGCGGGCCTGGTTTTCGGAAGGAACAAAATTATTTATGCGCATGTTGATTTTCCGCGCATTTTCGCGCGGGTGGAAGCGGATATCCGCATCCACCTGGGCCCGCGCTGCCGGCCGGCATTTGTGAGGACGCCGGTTTACGTTCGCCCGCGCTTTGTTTATCGCGGTGGGCATCGGGATCACGGCTATCATAAACCCCGTCCGGATTATAAGAAACGCGATCATGGCAAACGCGGCTACGAACCGCCGTACTCCCGCAAACAAGATGAGCCTGCAGAACCGAAGAGACGAGGCTATGAAAAATCTCAAGCCGAGGTGAGGCCGGTCACTTTTCCCGCGCGTCCACCGGCGAGAGAACAAGATCCGGTGACTAAGGCCCCGACACAGCGTTCACGTCGTGAGCGTTTGGCTGATAAGCCTGCCTCGAATCACGTTGAGGAGCGGGCATCGAACCGGGTTGATAAGTCTCGGTCGAATCGCGCAAGAGAGCGTAATTCAAACCGCGGCGATGAGCGATCGTCGAACCGGGTCGGTGAGCGGGTGTCGAACCGTGAGACCAAAGAAGCATCAAAGCAGATGGAGTACCGCGACGAAGAAAAGCGTACATCGTCATCGCGACGCACCCGCAGCGCCCGCTCGGAGGATTGA
- a CDS encoding sigma-70 family RNA polymerase sigma factor: MSEHDATEDLEALLRCQQGDRQAYGVVVKKYMKRAYFTALALVGNRDDALDLSQEAFMRAYQALARFDLRQQFFTWYYRILRNICLNHLRDHAKFINLSETEESETVDGDADPAALAERNDLSERLWKALGSLRADHREMIILKDLEGCSYKEIAERLGIPPGTVMSRLFNARKQLKNKLEKLV, translated from the coding sequence ATGTCAGAACATGATGCGACGGAAGATCTTGAGGCGCTTCTGCGCTGCCAGCAGGGCGACAGGCAGGCCTATGGAGTTGTCGTCAAGAAATACATGAAGCGGGCCTATTTCACGGCGCTCGCGCTGGTTGGCAATCGCGACGATGCCCTCGATCTTTCGCAAGAGGCTTTCATGCGCGCGTATCAAGCGCTGGCGCGGTTCGATTTGCGCCAGCAGTTTTTCACGTGGTACTATCGCATTTTGCGAAACATTTGTTTGAACCATCTGCGCGATCACGCCAAGTTCATCAATCTTTCGGAGACGGAAGAATCTGAAACGGTGGACGGCGACGCCGATCCCGCGGCGCTGGCCGAGCGCAACGATTTGAGCGAGCGCCTGTGGAAAGCCCTCGGCTCTCTGCGTGCGGATCACCGGGAAATGATCATTCTGAAAGATCTGGAGGGCTGCTCCTACAAAGAAATCGCCGAACGGCTGGGTATTCCGCCGGGCACAGTGATGTCCCGGCTTTTCAACGCCCGCAAGCAACTGAAGAACAAATTGGAAAAACTCGTATGA
- a CDS encoding YbjQ family protein yields MIVVTSSTIAGKRIVKTLGMVKGNAVRARHLGKDILALFKNIVGGEIEEYTKLLAESREQSVDRMVAAAEDLGANAVVDTRFSTSYIMANAAEILSFGTAVVVE; encoded by the coding sequence ATGATCGTCGTCACTTCCAGCACCATTGCCGGCAAACGCATTGTCAAAACATTGGGCATGGTGAAGGGCAATGCCGTGCGCGCCCGGCACCTCGGCAAAGATATTCTTGCTCTGTTTAAAAATATCGTTGGCGGCGAGATTGAAGAATACACCAAACTGCTCGCCGAATCCCGCGAACAGTCGGTTGACCGGATGGTTGCTGCCGCAGAAGACCTCGGTGCCAATGCCGTCGTTGATACGCGCTTTTCGACAAGTTACATCATGGCGAATGCTGCGGAGATTTTATCCTTTGGCACTGCCGTGGTTGTGGAGTAA